Part of the Falco cherrug isolate bFalChe1 chromosome 1, bFalChe1.pri, whole genome shotgun sequence genome, AGCACAGCTAATTTCTGCATCCTCGtcctttgaaaagcagcaagggaaCAACTATTTGAAATAGCTGCAGGCTCCTCCCTCCCTGGCCCCAGGCTGCTGATGGCTCTGCCTCCTCGCAGGTGAACAACATGCCCATGATGGCTCTGGTGAACCCCGTCTACGACTGCCTGTTCCGGCTGGCACAGCCCGACAGCCTGcggaaggaggaggaggtgagtGCAGGGAAAAGGGCACGGCTGTGCCCACTGTCCTGCCAAGGCCTGGCCAAAAGGACAGCCCGGGGAGGGTGCAGAGCGGGGACAGCTGCCTCCCCAGGACCCCCGGGCAGGAGGGTTTGCAGCCTCGAGGGAGGCAggatggaggtgctgggggtgACTCCCTGGGCCAGGCTGCACATCCTCCCTCGGGGTAGCTTTCCTCCCAGTGATCGGGAGAATCAGCCCAGCTGTCCCTGGAAGCAGGGACCGTCTGGCAGATGACTgctctccccccacccagctgcttttccagcagcccTGGTTGCCAGAcatctggaaaagcagctgtcaCACGGATCTGCCGAGCCACCGCAGCTGTGATGCAGTGACCATAGgtgtgcagagcagctgtgtgtcCCCGCGGTGGCTCCCGGGACCTGCTGTGCCATGCTTTGTGTAGCTGCTGCTCACCTGCCTGGGCCTGGGGCACTGGTGCTGTGCCAGATCCCAGGAGGCTGGAGAAGGCTCTGCCAGAGCCCAGGAGGCTGGAGAaggctctgctggagctggagctaCACACGCCTGCATGGGCATGGCTGAGTAGCCCCTCGGGCAAGGGGGTCCTGTACCTGTAGGGGCCCTTGCATGGGCCCTTCAAGGATTTTTCCCATCTTAGCACAACCCTtccacccctgcagcccatcAGCTTTCCCCTCTTCTCCACAGACCTAGTTAGTGCCCGTTTCCTGCGAAGCCCCAGACTTGCTAAGAGCTTTAGTGCATGTTCCAACCACTTCCCTCTGTTGTCAGAGGCACCTCCTTGCTCTGGCCTCGGCTTCAGCCTTCCCATCATCTCTTGGACATCTCACAGGAAATTAACGTTGTTCTGCATGTTGTGGGTGAATTTTTCTGGCAATTTTATCTGAGAGACAGGGAGTTCTGGATGTGCTTTTCCAGTGGTTTTGGCAGACGAGACATTCAGCTTCTTCTGCCTCCTGGATCACAGCGACTTGGGGGAAGCAGGACTGTTGCCTTTTGGAACTCCAGAACAGAGGGAACTAGATGAGTTGGTCCATAAGTCACTGATGGGGACCTCCACAGAGATGTGCCAGAGCTCTCCGTTCCTTTATACTCAGccatcttctcttccttctgaagGTGGACTGCTTGGTCCTCCAGCTCCATCGCATCGGtgagcagctggagaagatgAACTCCCAGCGGATGGAtgagctcttctccctcctccgAGACGGCTTCCTTCTGCAGGAGGGGCTCAGCTCcctgtcccagctcctgctgctggagatcaTCGAGTTTCGGGCCGCCGACTGGAAGATGACAGACGCTGCCCAGAAATACTATTACAGCGAAGTGACGGATTAAcctctctgcagcagagggggagagaCGGCCCCAGCACTTTCACCAGCAAGCTTCATACCAAGTTTGAATTTCTTTTCACGTTCATGTTTTTCAAGCACTTCCTGTAAATAGGATTTATATTGTCTAGAGCCTCTGGGCACTTAACAGtcaggctgcagccctgctaGCCTGACTTGGGAGGTTTGGAGAGGTGGGAAGGGCAGGTGCATTTAACCCACAAGTTCTCCCActgattttgtttaatattGCGCTGCTGCCAGCAAAGGGCAAGGTATGCTTCTCACTCGAACCAGCATTTTTTatgcatgttaaaaaaagcaTAGTTTAGGCTGAGAACATTTTGGTTTGCCTGAGAGCCAGCAGGGGAATCTTTCACAGCTCAGGTGGTACCTGCTTCTCTGGGACAAGTCCCAGAAAACACGGTGGCCTCACAAACAGCTCGACCAAGGGCTGTTTTTCCCAGAGTCCTTCCAGCACACCGGCTGcacctgcacacacacagcctCCCCCACGGGACACTAGCCACAAATACCTGTCAcagggcagcctgcagcaggacagtTCCCTGAGCAGATGTAGCTAGGAACAGCTTTTGTAAGTTTTATACAATAACTGTCatgttttttcagaatttagCAGGTTTCAACTACAGTATGTTTCTTATAAGAAcgggagaggaagaaaggaaacaaaatagtCTATCGAAGAActtttttctaataaaagcTTTCCACGGACACATGCCCTGCTTTTTGTCTGTGCAGCTGCTATGAACAATATTTAACAGGTCACTCCTGACTGAAACCTTAAGGCTGCAATAGTAATTTTCTCCTCCGGTGTAGGGTGTCAGCGTGGCTTTACACAAGCGGGGTAGCTGGAGAGAGCAGTGTGAGGCTCGAGCAATGACTTGGAATTGAGAAACCTTCCCcataaaactggttttatttttttccgtTAACATTCCCATCAAATCTGTGCCAATAGTGTTGCCGATGACCAGAACCAAAAATCAAAAAGGGCCTTTTATTGCCTTTTGTACCAATACTGCTAAGGCAGGTTATGGTGTGAAAAAAATTCCATCTCTGCTCTTAGCTGTGCAGCCAAAATCATTGCTGATTACAGGAGCAGAGACTTGCAAGTCCCCAGGAAATAGGTAAGTGGAGGATTATTTTGTACAGTGTTGCTGTAAGAGAAACATCTAAGGCTTGTCTTCACAGGGAAATGGTTATGAAATAACTAGAGCATCTGTACAGGGGTTGGTAACTCTTTCAtatcctccccttcccccatcCACACAAGCACAAAGGAAATGAACCCTGTGGGCATCGGATGAGCTTTCCCTGGCTTAGTCCAGAAGCTGTCCACCTTTCCCGCTTctcccaggcaggcagccctggggctccGCTCTCCAGGCCATGGGGCTGGTGGCACTGTGTCCCATGCCAGTCCCTACCACCAGCGGAAGTGGGCGTAAGCCCGGTTGGCCTCTGCCATCTTGTGCAGCACATGCTTCTTCTTGATGATGGGCCCTTCGTTGTTGAAGGCCTGGAGCAGTTCCTGGGAGAGCTTCTCAGGCATCAGCGTCCTCCGGTTCTTGTTCTCCCTGCACTCAGTGATTAACCACTTCATGGCCAGGAAGCGCTTCCGATTGTCCTTCAGAGGGACTGGGACCTGGGAAAGGTTTAAGCTGTAAGTTACCACACTGTGAGAGGGCAGCAacctgctcttctccagcagtCACACAGGTCCAGCTGGACACGTACAGTTTTACATTGTGCTGCAACTCCAGTAAGACCAGCTCCTGACAGCTGTTTTGTGCCAATTCACCTCCTCTGTCCACAGAAACTGGCCATTGCTACCAAACAGAAATGCTCATCAGCCTTGGGTACTGCCAGCAGACACCGGCCTTTGTACGGACTTCTGGCCTGTTTGGGAACTGGATCCAGGCTGGTTTGTGCTAGCAGAGAAGGGAGATGCTCACCACTCCCTGCACTGAATGACAGAGAAATGCCTCCACATACCACTTCTCCATCAGGTCTGGAGTGTTGCAGAGCCCATACTTCAGAACAGGTTCTGCTCATGTTTTAAATATCACGCTGTGTCTAGTTGACCTTTTCTGCTACACTGAACTGCCCCAGGGCTTTGGGGCCTCTACGCAAGTAACATGACACGGCAGAGAGCACAGGACTGGTAGTCCAAGGGAAGCAAATTCTTTTGCTGCCTGTCACTGATCTCTGTCTCCTTGGACAACATTTGCTGCGTACTCCTTACCTAATTAAAGAAGCAGAGacttctgctgctggggaatGCTCACAGGCTGGGGTCCTGATCTTGGAGTTCCTAGGTGATGTTTTAATGCAAAGTGGCTCACTTTCTTGAGCTGAAGGGGTGGAAACCAGTTCATCTGCTTCCCTAGCTAATTCTCTCCCGACCAGATATGCTCCcagcacacccacccacccctttcACCTGGTAGGTTTTGCCTCCTTTTGTGATGCTGCTGAGCCCAATGATGGGCTGGCAGTTTTTCAGAGCCTGGTGGAAGATGACATAAGGGTTGCATTCAATTGTTTCCTTCTCATCTTCTGGAGCTTTGTGGTActtctccagctgcttcctCTTAATGGCCTCCAGGGTCTTGGGACAAAGACAAGGAGACATGTAGAGCAGATGGATTATCCCACTCCATGAAGTTACATCACTTTTACAAGCACCGCATTTTCACTTGAGCAGCTGGTTTTGTAGCCCTACAGGCCAGCTGGGAATTCTCTAACTCAAGTTTTACTTTGCCTTCTTCCAGCACTTCAGTCTTTTTATCAGACATTGCATTTGGGGTGAGGAGGCAGAGTATAACAAACCTGGGCCAGAagccagggaagggcagggacaACGTGGAGACAGGAACACAGGTCTGTGTACACTAAGCATCCTCCCCTGCAAAACCTGGACTGAAGAGCCCAGAGCCTGTGTGTTCTGTCACAAGGAATCGGCAGTTACTTGGGGAACATTTGGGCAACGTGTGTCCCCATTTCAAGGGTGGAACACACCAATGGGACCACCGGCTATTACCAGTTACTGTAGGTCAGAGCAGGGGTCAAAGCTGTGTCATGCAGGTGACACATCTGATAACATTGGCAAGTTATACAGGCATGAAAGAGAGCTGGAAGGAAGATCTTTTGagaaaattatgcttttaaGGGTATTCTCTCAGTTTATGCAGTATATAAGGTCCAAGAAATACCGAAGAGCAGAAAGAGAGTGTTCCCCATTAAGCTACCAGCCCCTGGTCTGTGAGCTGAATGAGCCTAGGGCTTGTACAAAACGTACATCTTATCAGATAAATAATGGTGAGAACAATACGTGTGCAGAGGGAAACACACTGGGACCACAGAGGCGACCTGAGTTCTGGTAATTCCTAATTCCAGTGGGCCTGAAGTCCCAGCCTTCCATTTTGTATTGTTTTAACATAATAGTGAGAAGAAACATGAGTTCTCACCTGAGCCATGAGGCTTCTGGCCAGCACTTTATTTCCATCCTTCATCATCATATTGGTGAATTTACTGTAAACACAAAGCCAAATGCGATCTGatttaaattctgattttatcACCCACTGAAATAagtcctcccccccccccgccccccggcttTGTATTGTTCCCATGGTTAACTCTGGGTGCTGCTAGATCTGCTGTAATTATCTCTAATCACTGTCAGTCAACGGACTGGCTTTGTGGGAAAATATTAACTTGGCATAAAGGGATTGTGCTGTAACAGAAGGCAAtgtgcagcacagcaagcaaaGGCTGAGGAGGACGGTGTAGTTCCCAAGCATTTTGGTTCTACGGGACCGAGCTCTAACAGCAGAGGAGACGCTGCTTTCTCTGACCTGATCATCGGGTCACTGAACACAGAGCTGGAGACATTGGGAGGAGCAGCTTTTATGGGTTTAACAGCTTTCTcctccagtttttccttttcctcttcagacAGCTCCTCCTGAGGTTTCCGATAAAATTCCTTGTTCACTTCTGGCTCTAAGTAACTGGGGTTGTAGCGACTCCATCTCACCTGTGTCAACCtgcaaagaggaagagaagggggGCTGCACGCTGATGTATGTGGTACGTTGTAGCAGGGATGTGGACAGATGCAGACGCATCTCAGAAGGTCACATCAGACTTGAGAGGCATCTCCACCTTCCTCTCCATCATTGCCTCTCCACTGCGGCAGAGCCAGGGGCACAAATTAACACCAAGGCCTGCAGTTTTGCCACAAAGCTCTCGTGCAGTCCCCAGGCCCACGAGCTGGATGGAATGGGAGTCgcagcccacagctccaggCCAGCAGTGCTGAGCGCACCatcctgccagcccctgcctgcacccagggcCGCAGGGCTGTCACCCGCGGGTcctggcaggggggtggctTGGACAAGCGCTGTTCTGTGTGGGGCCAGTACCTTCAACCAGAACGCTACTCGTTTCTTTGCAGCAAAAGGTGGTGGCTTGAAGAGAAGCAAGGGGATAGCGAGATCCCTGCGCCCCTCCGACGCGGCGGGTCAGCAGATACCCCCGTGAGGGGCGCCACGGGCCGGGACCCCCGAGCCCCGCGGACGGGACGGGCCCACCCGAACCCCGCGAACGGGTCGGGCCCCGAAgggcccccggccgccccaaGCCCCGAGGACAACCCCCTTGAGCGCCCCCCGGGCCTCGCGGacggcccccggccccggctaCACAGACTCCCACGCGAGACCCCGGCAGTGTCACGCTCAGGCCTAGGAAGCACGTCAACCGTGTacggccccgcccggcccggggagCGCCGCTTCGCTTGTCCGTGTGTCCGCGGGGGAAGCACACACCGCTCACGCCCCCCGCGGCCCGCTCACCGGGGCAGCCAGGCCCGCAACCGCCGGCCCAGCCCTGCCGCGCTGGGCGCCGCCATCTTCCCTCGGCGCgtggggcgggcagggcccggAAGGGGCGGGGCCAATAGGGGGCGGGAGCCAtaggggcggggcggcccggaGGGGGCGGTCCCTGTCCCGGCACCGCCCTCCCGCTGGGCGCTCGCGCCGCCTGGGCGGGGCCTCGGGCCGGGCCGGCAACATGGCGGAGGCGGAAGGGGAGAGCCTGGAGTCGTGGCTGAGTGAGTAGCCCCGCGGCCTGCCCCGGCCCTCGGCGCGCTCCCCCGGGCCCCGCGGCCCCACAGCCCCCGCGGCCCCTCAGCCCCCGCGGCCGGGCTCCCTGGGCTGCCAGCGCCGCCCCCTTCGGCCCGGcccaccccccccggcccctccagCCGGGCCcttcccgccgcccccctcagGCGGGTGCGCCTGGGCCCtcaggggcggggcggggcagcgCCCCAGGGCCGGGCCCCCGCAGCAGGGACCCCCACGGGGATGCGCCCCcggggggaaggggctggggcctGGCCCTGAccggcggcccggccccccgggCGGGGaggcgcggagcggcggcggcggggggctcaGCGGCAGGGCCCGTTGGTCGATGCGTttgcgggggggtggggaacgGGGGGGCTGTAGCCCGCCCTGCTGGGCCCCTGCGAGGCTCCTGGGGCTTCTGCCCTCACGGCGAGCggctggccctgctggctcCTCGCTTGGGTTTTGTTAGCCGGCGTGCAGCCGTAGTGCTGTCGGTGAGGCTCAGAACTGTAGGGATTTCCCAAAGAAATTGTATTAACGCGTTACACAACCGTGCTGGCCAAGCAGCCAGGTTCTGCATTGTGCCCAGCCgcagcttcagctgcaggagTTACGGGTGGCCATTCCCTACAGGCTGAAACGTCGAAAAATTCTTCATCGAGTTATTTTTTAGCACAGAATATGAAATGTCGGAGATGGGGGCAACCCCACGTGGCTTGTTCATCCCCAACCCTTGCTGGGTGCCCCCTCGTTGGGTGTCTGTTTTGCCCCCAAGTCACCGCCGATGGGGCTgtgggctgtgcaggcagggatcCCGACCTGCTGCTGGTGAGGATCAGGGGGTGATTCTTGAATGAATCAGTCGTAACAGTAATTGGT contains:
- the MRPS7 gene encoding 28S ribosomal protein S7, mitochondrial yields the protein MAAPSAAGLGRRLRAWLPRLTQVRWSRYNPSYLEPEVNKEFYRKPQEELSEEEKEKLEEKAVKPIKAAPPNVSSSVFSDPMISKFTNMMMKDGNKVLARSLMAQTLEAIKRKQLEKYHKAPEDEKETIECNPYVIFHQALKNCQPIIGLSSITKGGKTYQVPVPLKDNRKRFLAMKWLITECRENKNRRTLMPEKLSQELLQAFNNEGPIIKKKHVLHKMAEANRAYAHFRWW